The genomic interval GATGTCCGTTTAGGTGGTAAAATAAACGCTCTATTTACACAGAAAGACGGaccacaaagaaacaataaGAAAATTAAATTGTTACAGTACACAAGCATTAGAGGCCAATATCACAGTAGAAAAAGGTGTCCACCCatttacaacaacacaacatacTGAGCTTCTTTAGACAAAGAATACATGAAGCGATGTGTGGCCCTAATCAGGAAAGAGAAGTGCACATCGTTTCACAGCCTGTATCTTGAAGGCGTGCTTTTGCTGTCTGTGTCAAACCACACAACACGTCTTTGCACAGTACGTTGATGACCTCTTTCAAGACCTCCAAGATGTGTATGtgcgtctctgtctgtgtctgatcATGGTTTTTAGTGCATGTGACTCCCAAATTGCATGTGAAAGAAGTCCTGATGTGCAGGTGGCCTCTTGCACGGCAGCCCTGCCATCAGTGTCTAAATGGGTGGATCCCAGGAAGCGCGAGAGCACTTTGAGTGTGAACAACAGTAGGTGAGACGAGGTGAATCTAGGAACCCGTCAAGAGGTCTGTTGTCGTTGGCCAAAGGGCAGGTAACCTTTTATAACCTCatctaaaatgtattcattaattTATGAGTTTCTATTTTCACAATCAAGTCCAATGTCTGAACACATGCAAATTCCTGTGGCATGTTATACATGTAACTTAACTTGAAgggtgacttgtgtgtgtgtgtgtgtgtgtgtgtgtgtgtcagagagagggagagcaatcTGCAAAATTTGCTCAAATATCCAAAAGTGCCACATTGTGCAGTCCTCTATTTTAGATCTGAGCAAGTTTTATAGACCGTGTTCTCGGAACCCAGGCGGCCACGTGATCACTATTCCGTAAACAAAGCGTGAGGCCAAACATCATCTGCCCCACCTCCCAAGTATCCCTTTCCGCCCGGTGTGCTGCCAACGGGAGGAGCGTCACCACTTGTGTTTCTCTGCCGGAGATTTCCATACAAGCCAACAGCTCTCAATGCCTTCTTGTCCTGGCCTGCCTGGAGATTTCAGTCTGGGTACTTAAACTGCTGAGGCTCAGAGAGCGCATTAGAGGCCTAACTAGTGCAGCTTATTGTAGTTtaatgtctttgttttattttcttccttccttgtATATTTGTCAAATCATCAAGTTGGTTAGCGTTCAAGCatgactggtgtgtgtgtgtgtgtgtgtgtgtgtgtgtgtgtgtgtgtgtgtgtgtgtgtgtgtgtgtgtgtgtgtgtgtgtgtgtgtgttgaatgctGCGGTGACCTGTCATTATACCCCCACAGTGACAGCCCCTGTTAGTCGTGAGCCAAGAACCCATGGCATGCTTTATTCATCAATAAGTCAATTATCTTACCTTGTGACCCGCTAGCGCcgaaatatttacatttaatattttgatTTACTGACTTTACCGGTCGTGATAGTCATTCGCGTCAAAGGGTTGACACGAGGCTGCTGCTCGCTGCTGTCATACAGCGGCTTCAGCTTGTAGGACTGTGCCGACCGGCAGTGCAGAGGCACCCTATACAACTCAACGTACCTTCGTAACTCAAAGCAAGTGGTCCGTATCTCAGGTGTATACACACTCGTATTTAGAAATGGCCACTTGCGAACGGTTCATCCGCGATGCAGGTAAATAATGGGCCAGAGTTTCCCCGGTCTCGCTCACACCCGTTTGACACCAACTTTCACTGTCTGCCAAATGTACCAACGCCTGCGGTCAGGCCCAGAAAAAGACTCTGGTGGTTGCTGAGACACTCGTATCAGACACTGGTTTGAAAGGAACGAAGAGTTTCTCAGTCTGTAGGTGCGAACGCGCAGTAGACTCAATTCTGAGTGagatccccctccccccccccccccccctgcgacTTACGgcctcattttcttttcccGCTGATCGGAGGTGTTGCTTGAGTTTGATTGCAAACTCGccgcccccctccacacacacacacacactcacaacagcAAAAAAAGCCCACTGGCTGCTTCGGGCCGGTGCAGTCTGGTCATGCCCGGTCTGGCTCCAGACAAAACAGCATTGAGTCTGAGGAGCAACCTCAGACCACCAGACCGAGTTACATGCAATACTAACCTCCTTCGCAAGGGCAGCAGGAAGATGGACTCAGACAAACcccatgttgttgtttattacCACGGCCAGTCTGTACATTTTGTGTCCAGACATATGCGGTTTGTGTCAATGTTCCCGTTCTGATTTTAGAACAACGCTCTCGTGGCAAACGTATTTCCCCGTCCAGCTTGTGACTGTGTATATGTACACGGTGTCAAATAGTTTATGTACTTCGGTGGCGATGCGCGAGTGATGGGGATTGGCCGCAGACACCTGATAGCTGGCTGGCAGTCAGAGCCATCGCAATGTGGAAGGCTTGAAATAAAGATCTCCATGCACTTTAGCAGCAATGATGTTACAGCATCCACAGGCACTGTTCCGATCTATTTGCAATATCGTAAGCTTTACTAATGGAAGATATCACATTGTGTGATCTGCTACAGCAGTCTCATCTCCTACACTCGAACCGCACTTCACtcaaataggtttttttttcttttcactcagATTGCTACTAGAGCTGACTACTTTGCCGGAGAATAATGAGTTGGCTCCAGCAGGATACCCACGGCCTTATTCCCATTTTTTTGCGACTATCACCTGTTTCGGTTTGTATGGCCTGTTCTGGGATACAGCGCTTCTAATCAGCTGGTACTGCTGCTCCCTGCACTCGGCCTCTTGCCCCCTCTCCTTCAATGATTTTTAGAGGCATCTTTGTACCTCTCTGCCAGGATCATCAATGCTTCAACAGATGTGACCACTAATAGTTTAAACCGCCCCAATTGCGATGCCatcccccccctttcttttcttttttaaagcagcgTGATGCATACTCAAACTGCCACGCCGTATCACGTTCAATGACCGATGCAGAAAAgcctaacaagctaactcgccggccagttacaagcaagttggccagcgagtGGCGAAcggggtcaatgaatgaatgtgtttacttgaaaaagaaatacagtcACATACTGGGAAACCTTTCAGAATCGAATCCTAAATACCATGATATGGCTTTTTGGCCATACTGTCATTCTTGAAGCACGAGTTCTAACAAAACGCTCGTATCGTTTTCAGCAATAGGGCATCACAATAGCTTTTCTAGTATCTAGTAGTAGTATGCTCTGCAACACAGGTGAAGTCGCAGCGTATCGCCGCTTCACTCGGTTTGACTTCTTCTGTAGGTCTGCTAGTCTATAGTTTAAGGCTTTTGTATattctgctttttgtttcctgtgtgGTTAAAAACAAGTTTTTGCCTCTACAAACCGATTGtgtatctgtttgttttcttcttcccgCATCCCTGCGCTGTGTAGAGTGCAGAAACGTTTTGCAAATGTCGGAGTGATTTGCATGTGGTTCCTGCAGCGCTGGCTTGATGTTGCCACAGTTTACTTACTTCCCTATTGATAACCCCACTTAGTTATTTGTGCCGTCTCAATCGGATCAGTGCAGTAGAAGTATGCAGCGCTGAATCATGATGAGGGGATAAGGAAACAACGTGGTAGGTGTCATTAACACTCGCTCTTAACTACTGCTTTCCGTTTAGCGCAGATGGTCTTCAGTCCACGTACCTCCGCCCTTTGGTGTGTCTTTGGCCTCTTTAACCTTACGCTTGGCCTTATTTGAAAATGCCAACTGTATTAAGTCACTTTGCATCTGGGCAGCCATCCGCGAACCAGCTGCTTATCATCTTTTCGCATGTGCTGTCATTGTGGCGTCGGTTGGCTGCTTTGTGCTTTAGTGTTTCCACCTGGTCTCAGTCCCTCTCCTTTCCACGTTTGCGTTTCACAGGTAAATGCACCGGTTTACTGCCCCCTTCAGCCGCCTGTCTGATCTGTTTTCCTTCCTGGACGATTGGAAGCAAACTAGCCCAAAGTGTCTGACTTTCAGCGGTCTGCATGCAGAAATGAGACTTTGTTTTCGAACTGCGGCGAGTGCAGGTGGCACAGATCAgctcaaacatcaagcaaggcTGTTCCGAGGGGCCTTCTGGCTGCTGGCCGTGGGGGGAATGAAATGCATGGAGGAGAGTGGGTCGACACGTCCCCTCGACGGTGCCTTTGTGGTCGGCAGTAAACTGAGAGGACAAGTGACACAGTGGTAGTGGGTTGGAGCCAGACAAAACAAGGAGAGAGTTGGTGTGGTTTAGAAGGGTGGCGTTGGATcgcaaaaaataagaaataccgGTAAACTAGAAATCAAGCTGGTGGGGTTATAAGTCTCCGTACAAAATGTATAAGTCTTGCCATCAAGTCCAATAACCCGGATGAATTCTGACTGGGGGAGATGGGATATAAAGAGCAGAGTTTTGTGTCGGTCTCAAGTAGGTGAAGCGGGGAGGTGGGGCAGCGTGGGACTGTAATGCCGGCGCCGTTTGAAGCGTTGCCCACCCTGCAATCCTCACCTTGTGACTACCGCCTGTGACACGGTGCTGAAGTCCAAGCCCTTTCTCTCCCGTTTCCCGCCCACcgcttgtgcgtgcgtgtgtgtctgtgtacatacGCTCTCGTCATCCACTTTTCCTCTACCCtgccctcacctcctcccctccctccctcccatgttGCTCTGAGACGGTTCCAGCCAGTTTGTGGCGGTTGGTGTCAGACTGTCAAGGACTTGGCAATTTGACTAACTGCACCCCGGCTGGTTCCAGACCAGACATTACCTGTTCCTGTGTTCCACGAAGAGCGTGTTATTGCTTAGCATTTTGGCCACAGGTGCTCAAGGGAAAAGGGTGACGTAGTTCAAAGGAGTGGTCTGTGCGCAGCATAAAGTTCTCTTTACACTCGTGCCCGCGTCTCCAGGGATTTGAGAGAATTCCGAGGTCTGCGACCAAGCCTACACGGGACTATGGCCGCGATAAATCATGTAGAACTGTGGCTGGAAGGTACAATCATGAGGGTGCCTATTTCTGAACTCCCACTTACATGTACCGAAGGCCGAAATTAAAGTACATGGGTGTAATTATACCTTTGAGATGcaattgtgtttttccccccattgtTCGGCACGTGTGAGTATCGCAGGGTTTTGATAAGCCCGTTCAATGGTTGAGCCCGCTAGCCACCCCGTAAATGTGCGCGTGATGTCACGTCATTCGCGCCGCGTAAACCTCActctcgtctctctcctctctgcagggttTCTGTGTCGACTTGAGCCGTACCTATATGGCGTGTGTGAGTGGAGAATTCTGCCAGGCACAGCACCTCACCTCCGCGGAGAAGTGAATCGGCCGCCCCCCGAGGGACTACGCTACCCAGAAACCCCCCTGACCGCCAGCACGCTAGGAACTGCTGACTCatccaaagccccccccctggGATACTGCGTAGTCCTTGGCCCCACTGCCCCGGCTTGACCCAACCAATACGCCGAACCTTTGCTCGCCGCTTTCTTCTtgaacagccaatcacaaacaGCTCTCCTGAATGGGGTAAACTGATTGGATGACTCCTGGATTGTCtctccatcttttcctttttttctttttttaattcttcttttccattttttttggctttgtaataattctttttttttttacatcccgGAGTACTGTGGACTTGTTAATCCTTTTTGTTACCCTTTTCTGTGTACGTCATCCCATAGTAGAGCACCTGTTGTCCTCCCGACCCATCCTTCACCACgtgttgtcatttttatttattctagcCTTTTATGAACACTGATTTCTGAGCCAaaagtttctttttgttttgtaagagtattttattgtaattgtttttaaagCCGTCTCGCCAACATGAACCGCCCCGCTGCAGTCGAGATTGCCTACGAGTGCATGAGGTTCCTCATCACCCACAACCCCACCAACGCCACGCTCAACAAGTTCACTGAGGTACGCCTGCCATctgccagtgtgcgtgtgtgtgtgtgtgcgtgctcctCTGCGGGACCCGTGTCTGACAACaattctctcttcctgtctacCAGGACCTGAAAAAGTGTGACGTGAACACGCTGGTGAGAGTTTGTGATGCCACTTACGATAAGACTCcggtggagaaggaggggatTCAGGTCCTGGtaagggtacacacacacatatatatattagtggAAGCTTTTATTGCACGTTTAtcccctttatttttttataactcTCCTCTGGTGTCCTCTAGGACTGGCCCTTCGACGACGGCGCCCCTCCTCCAACCCAGATTGTGGACGACTGGCTCAAGCTGCTCAACACCAAGTTCCGAGAGGAGCCCGGCTGCTGCGTCGCCGTGCACTGTGT from Gasterosteus aculeatus chromosome 10, fGasAcu3.hap1.1, whole genome shotgun sequence carries:
- the ptp4a2b gene encoding protein tyrosine phosphatase type IVA 2 is translated as MGRLANMNRPAAVEIAYECMRFLITHNPTNATLNKFTEDLKKCDVNTLVRVCDATYDKTPVEKEGIQVLDWPFDDGAPPPTQIVDDWLKLLNTKFREEPGCCVAVHCVAGLGRAPVLVALALIENGMRYEDAVQFIRQKRRGAFNSKQLLYLEKYRPKMRLKFKDTNSHNCCVQ